The genomic window CGTCGCGCAGCTCTTCGCCGCGCAGCTCACGCCCGCGAGGTCCCCACTCCTCGCCGACGACTGGATGAAGCAGTACGTGCCCGACGCGAAGCTCGCGGGCAAGCTGAGTCGCCGCGTGCTGCCCGAGTTCATCACCGTGACGGACGAGCCCACGCGCGAGTCGTGGGAGGGCATGCGGCTTGCGGGCTACAGGCTCGTTGACGACGAGGGCGTGCCGGCGGAGAACGTGACGCTCGTGGAGAGCGGGAGGCTGGTGGCGCTTCCGATCGGCCGTGGGCCGACGAAGAAGCTGACGGAGTCGAACGGCCGAGCCGTCGCGTTCCCGAACCAGTGGACGGTGCCGACCGCATCGAACCTGTTCGTGCGGTCCGCGAAGACGAGGAAGGACCTCGTCGCGGAGCTCAGAAAGCTCGCGAAGAGCGTTGACGGCGGGTTCGGGCTGCTCATCACGCGGCTGGACGCGCCGGAGATCTCGCGGCGATATCAGTGGACGCAGGGCTCCGACGAGGCGAGGGCGGCCCTGCTCACGGCCCCGATCGTGGCCTACAAGGTGTACGCGGACGACGGGCGCATGGAGCCGGTGCGCGGCATCGCGTTCGACGAGGTGAGCGTCCGCGCGCTCCGCGACATCTGCGCTGTGGGCGCGAAGCCCAAGCTCACGAACCTGCGCCAGTCGCTGGGCGGCGGGATGGCCTACCCCCTCGCCGTCGTGACGCCGGACATCCTCGTCGAGGAGATGGAGTTCAGGTCGAGCAGCCGCAGCGAGCCGCGGCTGGTGGCGGGAAGGGGGGAGTAGGCGGAGGGGGGGCCGCCCCCTACCCCCTCACCAACAGCACCGGCTCACGGTGCGCCCGCGAGGCATCGAGCCAGAACGCGCGCAGGTCTCCGTACTCCGACGCGGCCACCGCCTTGGCGGTCAGCTCGAAGGTCCGCGAGCAGCGGATGACACCGTCGGCGTGCGAGAACCGCCGCGCGTAGAACCCGTACTTCGCCCGCTCGGAGAGATCGCCCGGGAGCCCGTCAGGCGCCCATCCATCCGACAGCCTGATGCAGCATGAGTCCGCGACGGCGTAGGGCCTGTCGAAGACGACGCCGTGGTGGCGCCTCCCCGCGGGGAGCGTCTCCTCTGGACCCGCGATGCCGAAGAACGACCCGTCGAGCACCGCACGCCCGCCGGACGACGCGCCGGCCCAGTCCGCCTCGAACGCCATCCGAACCAGGCATCCGCGCTTCCCCGACCGCTCGACGCGCTCCCACGAGGTCACGTGCGCTCCGGCGAACTGCCCCGCCACCATCCGCTCGAGCGCCTTCCGCACGTCCTCCCGTGAGCTCCCCCTGATCGTGTTCCGCATCTCGAGCGCGAGGTCGCCCGTGAAGTGCGCCGTCGCCTCCCCAACGATGGACCCGCCGGCATTGATCTCAGCGTTCACCGTCCAGGCGATGCGGTTGGCCTCGGCCGTGCTCCTGGGCGTCCGGACGAAGCTGCACCCCGCATCGCTCAACACGAGTGCCTGGACGTCCCGGTCAACCGACGGAAGCTCGCCGAGTTCGAGCACGCCGCCGGCGGGGTCGATCCAGTGCTCCTCTCCGCCCGACCGCACGTAGACGATCATGTGGTTCATGAGCGACGGCGTCACGATGCTGCCGTCGATCGTGCCGTCGTCGCGCGTCCTCACGAGCGCCGGCCACGCCTCGATGCCCAGCACGCGGAGGAGCGCCGCGGTGAGCACGCTCATGTCCTTGCAGTCGCCGTAGCGGGACGCGAGCACCTCCTTCGGACTGCGTGGCTTCCAACCGGACCCGTCGATCTCGATGGCCACATATCGCACGTTCTCTGCCACGCCGTTGGC from Candidatus Effluviviaceae Genus I sp. includes these protein-coding regions:
- a CDS encoding DUF3857 domain-containing protein, producing MTLARVFRRPVALATSALGLWFLFAPAVPLRAAELDMRDAVTDRAFWAEVRELAELSNADEPAPAVCWLNEGSTNISYDTGNFTTYETRRVKIVILDAKRAEGYANVAIACSKRVPISKLKARTVTRSGKWVDVKKDDIHERSRFPDFVLYADVREKVFAMPSFADSCVIEYEYTRSHGDTQFEDEFRFDMSIPVRKAEYTFAMPKDLLLLGVDIATRSSGAPRSPVKGARPAPGGGLTGTQSTLTWTCSSLPAIPREPFRAPLADLCSRVTVGLASMRPEYPQYTWRSFGDDYFKETISPLLAEGRALAGEARSFLRNPKDELETIEMVANGVAENVRYVAIEIDGSGWKPRSPKEVLASRYGDCKDMSVLTAALLRVLGIEAWPALVRTRDDGTIDGSIVTPSLMNHMIVYVRSGGEEHWIDPAGGVLELGELPSVDRDVQALVLSDAGCSFVRTPRSTAEANRIAWTVNAEINAGGSIVGEATAHFTGDLALEMRNTIRGSSREDVRKALERMVAGQFAGAHVTSWERVERSGKRGCLVRMAFEADWAGASSGGRAVLDGSFFGIAGPEETLPAGRRHHGVVFDRPYAVADSCCIRLSDGWAPDGLPGDLSERAKYGFYARRFSHADGVIRCSRTFELTAKAVAASEYGDLRAFWLDASRAHREPVLLVRG